The Arcobacter roscoffensis genome segment GCAGTTGTTGAAAAGTCTTTACAAGTTAGTAACTCTTTTGGAACTTTCACTTTTACAATCTTCACTTTCTCTACAATCTTTGGAACTTCTACTGTTTTGAATGAGCTGCCACAAGCTGTTAGTATTATTGATAAGAACATCAGCTGCAGGAGCATCACTATTTTTTTTATCATTTTCTATATCCTTTTTTATTATCAATAGTTCTTTAGGTACTTTTGTAGAACCTTTTAAAGTAAAAGAAGTATCTTTATATCCACATGTTGAAATAAAGTATCTAACTTTTAATACACTACCATTCATTAAGTTTTTCAAGTTTATTGTTTTTAACATTTCCTAATAAAAATTTATCCACTCAAATTTCCATACATAGAGTTCTCTATTATAAACCATCTCAGCAAGACCTTTTAGTTGCTTAATTCTTGTAGCTTTATTTTTCCAACTTAAGATAGACTTGATAAATCAATTAATAATTAATTTTTTACTATAATACTATACAAATTAGAGTGATATGCTTTTGAAGGGAATATAATAAATATGGAAATGAGACCTGCTCAAAAAAATAGTGACAAAAAAAAAGGAGTTAAACCTACTCAATTAAAAACTACTAAACAGATATTTGAAGAAGAAAAAAAAGCTATAAATAATAGACTTGATTGTTGGCATAAAGAGAAGAAAACAGTTATTCACAAAAAAGAAACAGTTAATAAAACTTCTGTTGGTAAAGTTAAATTTGATATTATGCCGTGGACTATATGGTGGTTTATTGCAGGTGAAAACATAGGTAGAGAATTAGGTTCTCATGTAAATCAAGATGAATCATTTAATTTTTATAGACCTTGTATAGTGATATCTAAATTAAAATCTTTACATGATACAGACCACAATTTAATTACTATATTACCTTTAAGTACGAAATCAGATGGATTAGGAATTCACAAGAAATTTATACATAAACTTGAATCATCAAAATACCCAAAAACCAGTAAATTTAATAAAGGTTTAAAATGTGATTCTTATGTAGTATGTCATCAAATGAAGACAATTGATACTAAGAGATTGACAGCACAAGTGACTACTAGAATTTTAGATGAAGATGTTACTGAAATAAAAGAAAAAATGAAAAAATATATTGATTTAATATAAATTTATTTTAATTTAATAAAAATTAAGATTTTTTAGATATTATAGTTCCAATGAAAAGTTAAATGTTCTAATCATTTAAAACTCCTTTCAGATACCGAACCCGTTAATTCGGGATAATATTACAGCCAAGGTTTTTAACTTGGCTTTTTTTATGTTTTATTTACTCTAATTTTTTTCTAATCTTTCCCAACTTACTCTTACAATCCATAGCCACTTCAAAAACCTCTGTTTGAAATATTGCTATATCTGATTGCATTGTTCCTGGTGCACTTGATGGAAAGTCTTTACAAGTTAGTAACTCTTTTGGAACTTTCACTTTTACAATCTTCACTTTCTCTACAATCTTTGGAACTTCTACTGTTTTGGATGAGCTGCCACAAGCTGTTAGTATTATTGATAAGAACATCAGCTGCAGGAGCATCACTATTTTTTTTATCATTTTCTATATCCTTTTTGATTATCAATAGTTCTTTTTGTTGTTTTAACTTCTCTTTGTAATATGTGGTTAACAGTTCTATATTTTTTCTATTCTCTTTTTCTAGTTTCTTTATCTCATTTTCATTTGATCTATTTATCAAAAGAGTTTTATTTAGTGCATCAGCTGTTTTATCTAATGCACTTT includes the following:
- a CDS encoding type II toxin-antitoxin system PemK/MazF family toxin, producing the protein MEMRPAQKNSDKKKGVKPTQLKTTKQIFEEEKKAINNRLDCWHKEKKTVIHKKETVNKTSVGKVKFDIMPWTIWWFIAGENIGRELGSHVNQDESFNFYRPCIVISKLKSLHDTDHNLITILPLSTKSDGLGIHKKFIHKLESSKYPKTSKFNKGLKCDSYVVCHQMKTIDTKRLTAQVTTRILDEDVTEIKEKMKKYIDLI